The following are from one region of the Candidatus Acidulodesulfobacterium ferriphilum genome:
- a CDS encoding MFS transporter, whose amino-acid sequence MEKKEKETITLLSLSHFFCHVAILTYPAILILIKDRFHANYETLGAVAGIYLFLFGAGSLPIGFIADNINKKRILRIYLLGMAVFSFMAAVSGNFYVFAVSVIFIGFVGSIYHPVGLSMMSFIGSDKLRAFAIHGIAGTLGVALSAGFAGMLGYFFGYNFPYLILGIIFLLLFILSYLLKIDVNDANINSLKDKDKDKDKDGHAYANKFDYNKNVKGKRNSKIKIAINDFVKEFFHFNLILIFIAEFLNGFVFQGVFSFLPAYVGIELKNYLFFHNQAAAAGGFFVTIALIVGVIFQYNSTRITKNYKPNKVFSLLILVSGIFLLISGFTHNILLFISILAFSAFNFSLNPISNLMISQNAHEKYRATAYGIFFFAGFGIGSVAAPIGGVIAQRFALHWIFVLFGFVMMLSFAISGLIKDGQYA is encoded by the coding sequence ATGGAAAAAAAAGAAAAAGAAACGATAACGCTTTTGAGCCTTTCACATTTTTTTTGCCATGTCGCCATACTTACATATCCGGCAATTTTAATACTTATTAAAGATAGATTTCATGCAAACTATGAAACGCTTGGAGCCGTTGCGGGGATATATCTTTTTTTGTTCGGCGCGGGTTCTTTGCCTATCGGTTTTATAGCCGATAATATTAATAAGAAACGTATTTTAAGAATTTATCTGCTGGGGATGGCCGTTTTTTCTTTTATGGCCGCCGTTTCAGGTAATTTCTATGTTTTTGCCGTTTCCGTTATTTTTATCGGGTTTGTCGGCAGTATTTATCATCCCGTGGGCTTAAGCATGATGTCTTTTATCGGGAGCGATAAGCTGAGGGCATTTGCAATTCACGGTATCGCGGGGACGCTTGGCGTGGCTTTAAGCGCAGGCTTTGCCGGAATGCTGGGCTATTTTTTCGGGTATAATTTTCCGTATTTAATACTCGGCATTATATTTTTATTGCTTTTTATTTTATCATATTTATTAAAAATAGATGTCAACGATGCTAATATTAATAGTTTAAAAGATAAAGATAAAGATAAGGATAAAGATGGCCATGCCTATGCTAATAAATTCGATTATAATAAAAATGTAAAGGGGAAAAGGAATAGTAAAATTAAGATTGCGATAAATGATTTTGTTAAAGAATTTTTCCATTTTAATTTAATTTTAATTTTTATTGCCGAATTTTTAAACGGATTTGTGTTTCAGGGGGTTTTTTCATTTTTGCCCGCTTATGTCGGGATTGAATTAAAAAACTACCTGTTTTTTCATAATCAGGCAGCTGCCGCAGGCGGGTTTTTCGTTACGATTGCGCTTATCGTAGGGGTAATTTTCCAGTATAACAGCACGAGAATCACAAAAAATTACAAACCGAACAAAGTTTTTTCCTTATTAATATTAGTGAGCGGCATATTTCTTTTAATATCCGGTTTTACCCATAATATTTTACTTTTTATATCTATTCTGGCATTTTCGGCATTTAATTTTTCCCTGAATCCTATCTCAAACCTTATGATAAGCCAAAATGCTCATGAGAAGTATAGAGCGACAGCTTACGGGATATTTTTCTTTGCGGGCTTCGGAATAGGTTCCGTTGCCGCTCCGATTGGCGGCGTCATTGCTCAAAGGTTTGCCCTGCACTGGATATTTGTATTATTCGGGTTTGTAATGATGCTTTCTTTCGCGATATCCGGCTTAATTAAAGACGGGCAGTATGCATAA
- a CDS encoding TolC family protein, whose translation MNIFNLCWLKRKVLILFSFFVILTGLIFYGGRSYAADALSLKMLIKNALKNPDITSSALKAEGRKEEIAIAKALPEPVAGIGLTDANGFNNPGIGVNGMSYIGFSISQKIPFPSKLGTKSQINKYSYMSSKAKTRALKINTAYLVKETYYNLALLEKQIIVVKYNRLLLNIILKDISQKYGTGSASAPAYIRTMLEDASLKSELFSLNKAKAELIYLLGELTGLKVSYIKSSRAELPKISEEKKGAKTGMSPKDKLNEKEDIKTAYKFNPELKSLKYLAKKSDYETAYAKESYLPDFYLKAGYGDRYSMVPILSASVGLSLPVYFNSYQKPLINKAEKDRLASIYDISWEKLRIIKNIKVYAKDMRLNKNNYRLYESLYVPEAKLLFKAETASFEVKRSSAFPLLDSFRKLIDSEFKRDTYNAKYYIDKSRLEQVMGKIQ comes from the coding sequence ATGAATATATTTAATTTATGCTGGTTAAAGCGAAAGGTTTTAATCCTGTTTTCTTTCTTTGTCATTTTAACAGGTTTAATCTTTTACGGCGGCAGGTCTTATGCGGCAGACGCATTGTCTTTAAAAATGCTTATAAAAAATGCCTTGAAAAATCCTGATATAACTTCATCCGCTCTGAAGGCTGAAGGGCGCAAAGAAGAAATTGCTATTGCAAAAGCCCTTCCGGAACCGGTGGCAGGAATAGGGCTTACCGACGCAAACGGGTTTAATAATCCCGGAATCGGGGTTAATGGGATGAGCTATATCGGCTTCAGTATAAGCCAGAAGATACCCTTTCCTTCGAAACTTGGAACAAAAAGCCAAATAAATAAGTATTCCTATATGTCGTCAAAAGCAAAAACAAGAGCATTAAAAATTAATACCGCTTATTTGGTCAAGGAAACCTATTATAATCTTGCTTTGTTAGAAAAACAGATTATTGTGGTGAAATATAACAGGCTGCTTTTAAATATAATCCTTAAAGATATTTCCCAAAAATACGGCACGGGAAGCGCTTCCGCTCCGGCTTATATCAGGACTATGCTGGAAGACGCATCGTTGAAATCGGAATTGTTTTCGCTTAATAAAGCCAAAGCTGAATTAATTTATTTACTGGGCGAACTCACAGGGTTAAAAGTTTCGTATATTAAATCCAGCCGCGCCGAACTGCCGAAAATATCGGAGGAAAAAAAGGGGGCAAAAACGGGCATGTCCCCGAAAGATAAATTAAACGAAAAAGAAGATATAAAAACGGCATATAAATTTAATCCGGAATTAAAATCGCTAAAATATCTCGCCAAAAAATCGGATTATGAAACCGCATATGCAAAGGAATCGTATCTTCCCGATTTTTATCTTAAAGCCGGTTACGGGGACAGATATTCGATGGTTCCCATTTTATCGGCTTCGGTCGGGTTATCCCTGCCCGTATATTTTAATTCCTATCAAAAACCTTTGATAAATAAAGCCGAAAAGGACAGGCTTGCGTCTATTTACGATATTAGCTGGGAAAAACTGCGCATTATAAAAAACATTAAAGTATATGCAAAAGATATGCGTTTAAACAAAAATAATTATAGATTATACGAAAGCCTGTATGTTCCCGAAGCAAAACTTCTTTTTAAAGCCGAAACGGCATCTTTTGAAGTAAAAAGGTCGTCCGCATTCCCGCTTTTAGACAGTTTCAGGAAGTTAATCGATTCGGAGTTTAAAAGAGATACATATAATGCAAAATATTATATAGACAAATCCCGTCTCGAACAGGTTATGGGAAAAATACAATAA
- a CDS encoding efflux RND transporter periplasmic adaptor subunit has product MKILKKFHEAEGRERSGQVSNNAKNILVFLSAFILGGIITVIIFRNTGIFTGTDNRIPAGKSVNAKPKMKMAKGGVMVSTIQRQLYGIKVGKVKLMKLTRKIKTIGEVAYGVPLEKTVTLKYGGYVKNLFINKPGMSVYKGEPLFTVYSPELVNSENDFILAYKNYIKLKKSGFNFGKNEAKSFLNSSVFRLKQFGVTNSQLNMLKMGMLILTNTTVYSPVNGVFLKKSIFSGSYFNAGQPLYKLAGLSRVWMNIWVYEKDMPFVKTGETVRVRFNAYPGRVFYGRVSFIYPYLAGKKRVNEVRLVFNNSKGEIKPGMYGNAEIMIKSEKIIAVPTSAVLITGAKPLVFVYKGKGYFMPKYVVIGTRYGDYYPVISGLKNGERIVVSGTFLMSSDSNLSQTTGSMAGMPGMSGMSNNSNLSQKTSFKAGTQAISNNSGRPKKTSSMTGMPGM; this is encoded by the coding sequence ATGAAAATTTTGAAAAAATTTCACGAGGCCGAAGGCCGAGAGCGAAGCGGTCAAGTTTCAAATAACGCTAAAAACATCTTAGTATTTTTATCCGCCTTTATTCTCGGCGGCATTATTACCGTTATAATTTTTAGAAATACGGGTATATTTACCGGAACGGATAACAGGATTCCCGCCGGAAAAAGCGTAAACGCAAAACCTAAGATGAAAATGGCTAAGGGCGGGGTAATGGTAAGCACGATTCAAAGACAGCTTTACGGTATAAAAGTCGGAAAAGTAAAATTAATGAAATTGACGAGAAAAATTAAAACTATAGGCGAGGTTGCTTACGGCGTTCCTTTAGAAAAAACCGTAACATTGAAATACGGCGGTTACGTCAAAAACCTCTTTATAAATAAACCCGGTATGAGCGTTTATAAAGGAGAGCCCCTTTTTACGGTTTACAGTCCGGAGTTGGTCAACAGCGAAAATGATTTCATACTTGCTTATAAAAATTATATAAAATTAAAAAAATCCGGTTTTAATTTCGGCAAAAATGAAGCTAAATCCTTTTTAAATTCCTCCGTCTTCAGGCTCAAACAGTTCGGCGTAACAAACAGCCAATTGAACATGCTAAAAATGGGAATGCTTATCTTAACGAACACGACGGTTTATTCGCCGGTAAACGGCGTCTTCTTGAAAAAATCTATTTTTTCCGGAAGTTATTTTAATGCGGGACAGCCGCTTTATAAACTGGCAGGACTGAGCCGCGTATGGATGAACATATGGGTCTATGAAAAGGATATGCCTTTCGTAAAAACGGGGGAAACGGTAAGGGTGAGATTTAACGCTTATCCCGGGCGGGTATTTTACGGCAGGGTTTCGTTTATTTACCCTTATCTTGCCGGCAAAAAAAGGGTTAACGAGGTCAGGCTTGTTTTTAACAATTCAAAAGGCGAAATAAAACCCGGTATGTACGGAAACGCCGAAATTATGATTAAAAGCGAAAAGATTATTGCGGTTCCTACATCTGCCGTTCTTATTACGGGGGCAAAACCGCTGGTTTTCGTTTATAAAGGAAAGGGATATTTTATGCCGAAATATGTCGTTATAGGGACAAGATACGGCGATTATTATCCGGTAATATCGGGCTTAAAAAACGGCGAGAGAATCGTCGTATCGGGAACCTTTCTTATGTCGAGCGACTCCAATCTGTCGCAGACTACCGGTTCTATGGCGGGAATGCCCGGAATGTCTGGAATGTCAAACAATTCAAATTTATCGCAAAAGACTTCTTTTAAGGCAGGAACGCAGGCAATATCAAACAACAGTGGCCGGCCAAAAAAGACTTCTTCTATGACCGGTATGCCCGGAATGTGA
- a CDS encoding cytochrome c — MKTKYLHNKKFVTVSILSVLLVIVVIAGIYLAKFSYAQGAANTSGNKGMMGMGGNGMMGGNGGMMNGMMGMGNNMTGKEVNNMGHRMFPQYKGVKTGPALFHYEGCFMCHTINGLGAGGNDAPNLSHIGSIRSFSWIATQIADPSAHFKRNSVVTLSGVRYRAVMPSFKNMSSKNIGILAKYLESLK; from the coding sequence ATGAAAACAAAATATTTGCATAACAAGAAATTTGTAACTGTTTCGATATTATCGGTACTGTTAGTTATAGTGGTTATTGCAGGGATTTATTTAGCGAAATTTAGTTATGCTCAGGGTGCGGCTAACACCAGCGGCAATAAGGGAATGATGGGCATGGGCGGTAACGGAATGATGGGCGGTAACGGCGGCATGATGAACGGAATGATGGGCATGGGCAATAACATGACTGGAAAAGAGGTAAATAATATGGGACACAGGATGTTTCCCCAATATAAAGGTGTAAAAACCGGACCGGCTTTATTCCATTATGAAGGCTGTTTTATGTGCCATACGATAAACGGCTTAGGTGCCGGCGGCAACGATGCGCCCAATCTATCGCATATCGGCTCTATAAGAAGTTTTTCATGGATTGCGACCCAGATAGCCGACCCCTCCGCGCATTTTAAGAGAAACAGCGTAGTAACTTTAAGCGGGGTTAGATACAGGGCTGTTATGCCTTCTTTTAAAAATATGTCCTCAAAGAATATCGGCATACTGGCAAAGTATCTCGAATCCTTAAAATAA
- a CDS encoding efflux RND transporter permease subunit: MINKIIDYCINNQFLVFVFMLFLGLGGVYAIHNIRLNALPNIAPSEVIIKTAWPGQPPNIVQLQVTYPIESSLISAPRVKEVRGNSMYGTSFVTVVFKRGTSLGWARAQILTYLSQAKKLLPPGVSPVLSPYANGVDWVYQYAIIDKAHNQSLADLYSYQEYFLRYALETVPGVAQVATYGGWNKEYQVTVNPKALQYYDLSLSRVINNIKSSNSDNGARIINSSSGVSHLIYVKGYLHDLKQIRNIVVGETAAHTPVLVKNIGTVQLVPASSRSISDLNGKGQMIGGVVIKDQGSDTLKVIAAVKNKLKELKNSLPKGAKIITTYDQSTLIHRSVSTLKTTLIMIVLIVIFVIMLFLFHLRSSLVIVIMIPFAILGAFFLMYMLHISANIMSLSGIALAIGAMTDSAIVMIENAHAHLEILERAPEKCPYGGMENREDAKKLCIVDSAKEMGKPLFYSLIIIAVGFLPIFFLTGEVGALFRPLAYTKTFSMIFAAVLSVIFVPILMVYLIKGRIMPLDKNPMNRFLVFLYSPVLKFVMKHKAVFLAMLFVVLASGYFAFVRLGSQFMPPLNEGTLLYMPSSTPGYSYTDAAQLLQIEDRLIKKFPEVKMVTGKAGRANTAFDPASLSMAETTIVLKRRKYWPAGMTASKLINKMNKALNIPGLENVWTMPIKNRIEMTSAGLRTPIGIKIYGSNVKTLQKLAEGVAGAASMVKGTLSAYAERVYNRPYIVIKPNADAMGFYGISLKNINEAIDSSAGGKTISTIYDGLARYPLSVRYPYAYRNNLKSLKNILVKTDGGFIPLKELASIKYELGPSFISSQGGTPDDTVDITLNTPNMVLWAKNAKKMINEYVKFPKGYTYNISGEYKSLKRANNKLMVIIPITIFIIFLLIYFNFKSVPLSLLALFSIPFALVGAFWYLYLIHITMSIAVWVGIIAAMGVSTEIGVVMISILELTFHNDYEAGADIEQIVIKGSILRLRPIVMTAMSIIIGLIPAMFAYGTGARMTKFIASPMVGGMITATILNLLLLPTLYLIWKKWEIGHKYYFRYRN, translated from the coding sequence ATGATAAATAAAATAATAGATTACTGCATAAATAATCAGTTTTTGGTTTTTGTTTTTATGTTATTTCTGGGGCTCGGCGGGGTTTACGCAATTCACAACATAAGGCTTAATGCCCTTCCTAACATAGCGCCTTCAGAGGTTATCATTAAAACGGCGTGGCCGGGACAGCCGCCGAACATAGTCCAGCTTCAGGTAACCTACCCCATAGAGTCCTCGCTTATTTCGGCTCCGAGGGTTAAAGAGGTGAGGGGAAATTCTATGTACGGTACCTCTTTTGTTACGGTCGTATTTAAAAGAGGTACCTCGTTAGGATGGGCGAGGGCGCAGATACTTACATATCTTTCTCAGGCAAAAAAACTGCTTCCTCCGGGCGTTTCACCTGTTTTAAGCCCTTACGCAAACGGAGTGGACTGGGTTTACCAGTATGCGATAATAGACAAAGCGCATAATCAGAGTTTGGCGGATTTATATTCCTATCAGGAGTATTTCCTCAGATATGCCTTAGAAACCGTGCCGGGAGTGGCGCAGGTTGCGACTTACGGCGGCTGGAATAAAGAATATCAGGTTACGGTCAATCCGAAAGCGCTTCAGTATTACGATTTGTCGTTATCTCGGGTAATTAATAATATAAAATCTTCCAACTCCGATAATGGGGCAAGAATCATAAACTCTTCGTCGGGGGTAAGCCACTTAATCTATGTCAAAGGTTATCTTCACGATTTAAAACAGATACGAAACATAGTCGTGGGGGAGACGGCAGCCCACACGCCTGTTTTGGTCAAAAACATAGGAACGGTTCAATTGGTGCCTGCTTCAAGCCGTTCTATATCGGACCTAAACGGCAAAGGACAGATGATAGGCGGAGTCGTAATAAAAGACCAGGGCTCCGACACGCTGAAAGTAATCGCCGCCGTGAAGAATAAACTCAAAGAACTTAAAAACTCTCTTCCGAAAGGCGCGAAAATAATAACTACATACGACCAGAGCACACTTATTCACCGTTCCGTTTCTACGCTTAAAACCACGCTTATTATGATAGTTTTAATAGTTATTTTCGTTATTATGCTTTTCTTGTTTCATTTAAGGTCGTCCCTGGTTATAGTTATAATGATTCCGTTTGCTATTCTCGGGGCATTTTTTCTTATGTATATGCTCCACATAAGCGCGAACATCATGTCTCTTTCCGGCATAGCGCTTGCAATCGGCGCAATGACCGATTCCGCTATAGTAATGATTGAAAACGCCCATGCGCATCTGGAAATTTTAGAACGCGCGCCCGAAAAATGTCCATACGGCGGCATGGAAAACAGGGAAGATGCAAAAAAACTCTGCATCGTGGATTCGGCAAAAGAGATGGGCAAACCGCTTTTTTACTCGCTTATTATTATAGCCGTGGGATTTCTGCCCATTTTCTTTTTAACCGGCGAAGTAGGTGCATTGTTCAGGCCCTTAGCATACACTAAAACATTTTCGATGATTTTTGCGGCTGTTCTATCCGTTATATTCGTGCCTATTCTTATGGTTTATTTAATTAAAGGCAGGATAATGCCTTTAGACAAAAATCCTATGAACAGATTTTTAGTTTTTTTATACTCGCCCGTTTTAAAATTTGTCATGAAACATAAGGCTGTATTTTTGGCTATGCTGTTTGTTGTTTTGGCAAGCGGATACTTTGCGTTTGTCAGGCTCGGTTCGCAGTTTATGCCGCCCTTAAACGAAGGAACGCTTTTATATATGCCTTCCTCTACTCCGGGTTATTCTTACACCGATGCAGCACAGCTTTTACAGATAGAAGACAGGCTCATTAAAAAATTTCCGGAAGTAAAAATGGTCACCGGTAAAGCGGGCAGGGCAAATACGGCTTTCGACCCGGCGTCTTTAAGCATGGCCGAAACGACGATAGTTTTAAAAAGAAGGAAATACTGGCCTGCCGGCATGACCGCCTCAAAGCTTATTAATAAAATGAATAAAGCGTTAAATATACCCGGCCTCGAAAATGTATGGACTATGCCCATTAAAAACAGGATAGAAATGACGTCTGCCGGTTTAAGGACGCCTATAGGAATCAAAATATACGGCTCCAATGTAAAAACCCTGCAAAAATTGGCTGAGGGTGTTGCCGGAGCCGCCTCAATGGTAAAGGGAACATTGAGCGCATATGCCGAAAGAGTTTATAATAGACCATATATAGTAATTAAGCCGAATGCCGATGCTATGGGTTTTTACGGAATATCGCTTAAAAACATAAACGAAGCTATAGACTCCTCTGCGGGCGGCAAGACGATAAGCACTATTTACGACGGATTAGCCCGTTATCCGCTTTCGGTCAGATACCCTTATGCCTATAGAAATAACTTAAAATCTCTGAAAAACATACTGGTAAAAACCGACGGCGGGTTTATACCTTTGAAAGAACTTGCATCTATAAAGTATGAACTCGGTCCGTCTTTCATATCTTCCCAAGGCGGAACGCCTGACGACACCGTCGATATAACTTTAAACACGCCCAATATGGTATTATGGGCTAAAAACGCTAAAAAAATGATTAATGAATATGTTAAATTTCCCAAGGGCTATACATATAATATAAGCGGCGAATATAAATCCCTCAAAAGGGCAAACAACAAGCTTATGGTCATAATTCCAATAACAATATTTATTATTTTCCTTTTGATATATTTTAATTTTAAATCCGTACCGTTATCGCTTCTGGCGCTTTTTTCGATACCGTTTGCGTTAGTCGGAGCGTTCTGGTATCTCTACCTTATACATATAACGATGTCCATTGCCGTATGGGTCGGCATCATCGCCGCAATGGGGGTATCGACGGAAATAGGCGTGGTTATGATTTCCATACTGGAGCTTACGTTCCATAATGATTACGAAGCCGGCGCCGACATAGAGCAGATAGTAATCAAAGGCTCGATATTAAGGCTCCGCCCTATCGTTATGACGGCAATGTCCATCATCATCGGGCTTATTCCCGCAATGTTCGCCTACGGCACGGGAGCAAGAATGACAAAATTCATAGCGTCGCCTATGGTCGGCGGGATGATCACGGCTACGATACTTAACCTGCTTTTATTGCCGACGTTATATCTTATCTGGAAAAAATGGGAAATTGGACATAAATACTATTTCAGATATAGAAACTGA